One region of Thermodesulfobacteriota bacterium genomic DNA includes:
- a CDS encoding TIGR00725 family protein, with translation MQIGVIGAGQCSPTVERIAEEVGMEIAKSKAILICGGLGGVMEAAARGAKLEGGLTIGILPGNTPDEANPYIDVSIVTDLGHARNVLLVRSSDALIAVEGGYGTLSEIAIALKLRKPLVGLNTWDVSKEIIQARNAREAVSHAIGLLSAS, from the coding sequence ATGCAGATTGGAGTAATTGGGGCAGGACAGTGCTCTCCTACAGTAGAAAGAATAGCCGAGGAGGTAGGCATGGAGATCGCTAAATCCAAGGCAATCTTGATATGCGGTGGGCTGGGAGGTGTTATGGAGGCCGCTGCCAGAGGCGCCAAGCTTGAGGGGGGATTAACTATAGGGATACTGCCTGGTAATACTCCAGATGAGGCAAACCCCTATATAGATGTCTCTATTGTTACAGACTTAGGGCATGCCAGAAATGTCCTTTTAGTACGTTCTTCCGATGCCTTAATTGCAGTTGAGGGAGGCTATGGTACCCTATCAGAGATCGCCATTGCCCTTAAACTAAGAAAACCCTTAGTGGGTCTCAACACCTGGGATGTGAGCAAAGAGATTATACAGGCAAGAAATGCAAGAGAAGCCGTTTCCCACGCTATAGGATTACTATCTGCCAGTTAA
- the mutL gene encoding DNA mismatch repair endonuclease MutL, with the protein MSSKIKILSESLANKIAAGEVVERPASVVKELVENSIDAGAKEIIIDIKAGGRRSIRVLDDGEGMDGDDALLAIERHSTSKIFQEEDLFKIKTMGFRGEALPSIGSVSRMRITTKPDDSLAGTCIYSEGGKIKDVSEAGCPKGTTVEVNNLFYNTPARLKFLKTDNTELGHIVDVVTQTTLANPEIHFKLLHNDKIIINAPITKNLLNRMTAVLGRDVYENLYEVLLTQEAIDIRGFISQPNFTRSTGRAIYTYVNRRFVRDKVVNHAIMEAYRTLIMKNRYPVVILFINMPVHWVDVNVHPTKREVRFKEQQKVHGLIVEALQATLRKAPWIKERLVIPYETPPVDSKVEDHHHRIAESPVRYSSSPLPLFFSSLILISQVNNTYILCSCDEGLILVDQHAAHERVIFELLKEEYMNSSVVSQGLLVPQHIELGYREARFLEKHISKLSEVGLEVEPFGGDTFMVKSVPQILINKNYRQFILDIIDELYSYDKSFKLEESVEKILILMACHGAIKANQRLSPREIETLLQQLDSIGSSTNCPHGRPILRKITYQEIDRMFKRC; encoded by the coding sequence ATGTCTAGTAAAATTAAGATCTTATCAGAAAGCTTGGCTAACAAGATTGCTGCGGGTGAGGTGGTAGAGAGACCTGCCTCAGTTGTTAAGGAGTTGGTAGAGAATTCTATCGACGCTGGTGCAAAAGAGATAATCATCGATATTAAAGCCGGGGGAAGAAGGTCCATACGGGTACTGGATGACGGTGAAGGAATGGACGGAGATGACGCCCTGCTGGCAATTGAAAGGCATTCTACAAGTAAGATATTTCAGGAGGAGGATCTCTTTAAAATCAAAACAATGGGCTTCAGGGGAGAAGCACTGCCGAGTATTGGATCGGTTTCAAGGATGCGGATTACAACGAAGCCCGACGATTCTTTGGCTGGCACCTGCATATACTCTGAGGGGGGAAAGATCAAGGATGTTTCTGAAGCCGGCTGTCCTAAAGGGACAACCGTTGAAGTCAACAATCTCTTTTATAATACACCAGCCAGATTAAAATTTCTAAAGACAGATAATACGGAATTAGGTCACATTGTTGACGTCGTTACCCAAACAACCCTGGCAAATCCTGAGATACACTTTAAACTCCTTCATAATGACAAGATAATCATCAATGCACCTATTACCAAAAATCTTCTGAATAGAATGACTGCGGTGCTGGGCAGAGATGTCTATGAGAATCTGTACGAGGTATTGCTAACACAAGAGGCTATAGATATCAGGGGATTCATATCTCAACCCAATTTTACACGTTCAACGGGTAGAGCAATTTATACTTACGTAAACAGGCGATTTGTCAGGGATAAGGTAGTTAATCACGCCATTATGGAGGCATACAGAACATTAATAATGAAGAATAGGTATCCTGTAGTAATCCTATTTATCAACATGCCGGTTCATTGGGTTGATGTAAATGTCCATCCAACTAAGAGAGAGGTACGGTTTAAGGAACAGCAGAAGGTCCATGGCCTTATTGTTGAGGCATTACAGGCTACTTTAAGGAAAGCCCCGTGGATTAAAGAAAGATTGGTAATTCCTTATGAGACACCACCTGTAGATTCAAAGGTCGAAGACCATCATCATAGAATAGCAGAGTCCCCTGTCAGGTATTCCTCTTCCCCTCTCCCTCTTTTCTTCTCTTCTTTGATCCTAATTAGTCAGGTTAACAACACTTATATACTCTGTTCATGCGATGAAGGATTAATCCTTGTTGACCAACATGCAGCCCATGAGAGAGTCATCTTTGAGTTACTAAAAGAGGAATACATGAATTCCAGTGTTGTCTCACAGGGGTTATTGGTACCTCAACATATCGAGTTGGGCTATAGGGAAGCCAGGTTTTTGGAAAAACATATCAGTAAACTATCAGAAGTAGGTTTGGAGGTAGAGCCGTTTGGTGGGGATACCTTTATGGTCAAATCTGTTCCACAGATACTAATCAATAAGAACTATCGCCAGTTCATTCTGGATATCATTGATGAACTCTATTCTTACGATAAGTCATTCAAATTAGAGGAATCTGTTGAAAAAATCCTGATTCTAATGGCCTGCCATGGGGCTATTAAAGCCAATCAGCGCCTGAGCCCCAGGGAGATTGAAACCCTGTTACAACAACTGGACAGTATAGGGTCTTCTACCAACTGCCCCCACGGAAGGCCTATTTTGAGGAAGATAACATATCAGGAGATAGACAGGATGTTCAAAAGATGTTGA
- a CDS encoding 2-hydroxyacyl-CoA dehydratase family protein has protein sequence MVTLERMKDIFDNPKQIIEEWKTDGKKVVGHRCMYVPEEIIHAAGMLPFPTFGTPEPITKADSYFQPCACEFVRNLFDLAMDKKFGFLDSMVLCNTCDAVRHLYNMWGTYVDSVPCYMVNNPQKMYDEAGFKFYRRELDKFKKLMEDLSGNKITEESLKKSIELYDETRRLLKGLNDFRKRAIPPISGSEFLRTAMASMLMPKEKANPLLRQLIDEVKDREIKNADGPRILITGSIIDNPTLIELVEDMGGVVVADDLCTSAKYFWYETKPNKDPMDAIVRFNMERTLCACMHPSEDRYNYLKELIREFNVDGIIYFNIKYCHPFVYESAIFRKRLEEEVSVLTLEVDHSLSGLGQLKTRVQAFIEML, from the coding sequence ATGGTAACTCTAGAGAGAATGAAAGACATCTTCGATAACCCTAAACAGATAATCGAAGAGTGGAAAACAGACGGTAAGAAGGTGGTTGGGCACAGGTGCATGTATGTCCCCGAAGAGATAATCCATGCCGCCGGCATGTTACCCTTCCCTACCTTTGGCACCCCGGAACCTATCACAAAGGCTGATTCCTACTTCCAGCCGTGTGCCTGTGAATTCGTAAGGAACCTGTTTGATCTTGCCATGGATAAGAAATTCGGGTTTCTGGACAGTATGGTGTTATGCAACACATGTGATGCGGTACGGCATCTCTACAACATGTGGGGCACTTATGTAGATTCGGTACCCTGTTATATGGTTAACAACCCTCAAAAGATGTACGATGAAGCAGGGTTTAAATTCTATCGCAGGGAGCTGGATAAATTTAAAAAGCTCATGGAAGATCTGAGCGGAAACAAAATAACAGAAGAATCCTTAAAGAAGTCAATAGAACTTTATGATGAGACTAGGAGATTACTCAAGGGGCTTAACGATTTCAGGAAGAGGGCAATTCCGCCTATTTCAGGGTCTGAGTTCTTGAGGACAGCGATGGCCTCCATGCTAATGCCCAAAGAAAAGGCCAACCCTTTATTGAGGCAGCTCATCGATGAGGTAAAAGACAGAGAGATCAAAAATGCAGATGGTCCAAGGATTTTGATTACCGGGAGCATCATAGACAACCCTACCCTCATAGAGCTGGTAGAAGATATGGGTGGTGTAGTAGTTGCTGATGATCTTTGCACCTCTGCGAAGTACTTCTGGTATGAGACAAAGCCGAATAAGGATCCGATGGATGCCATTGTCAGGTTTAACATGGAAAGAACCCTTTGTGCATGCATGCATCCATCAGAGGACAGGTACAATTATCTTAAGGAGCTTATAAGAGAGTTTAACGTTGATGGTATAATCTATTTTAACATAAAGTACTGTCATCCTTTTGTGTATGAATCAGCTATTTTCAGGAAGAGACTGGAGGAAGAAGTTTCCGTCTTAACACTGGAGGTAGACCACAGTCTTTCAGGGCTGGGGCAGTTGAAAACAAGGGTTCAGGCTTTTATAGAAATGTTGTAA
- a CDS encoding LysM peptidoglycan-binding domain-containing M23 family metallopeptidase, with protein MISSKGKSTILIFLILLAACGRTIYGVYHSVEQGQTLWRIAKTYNANIQDIAEINDIDDPTRIEIGQRIFIPGANRVLKVSAYPPEKEDIPEKSGIFYYKGRFIWPVKGEITSRFGVRDVRKHDGIDIAAPKGTPVIAADDGKVIYSGEGERGLKGYGNLILISHKDDYVTIYAHNECNLVKVGDIVKKGQKIALVGDTGRTNGVHLHFEIRKDRKPRNPIFFLP; from the coding sequence ATGATTTCATCCAAAGGGAAAAGTACAATACTCATTTTTCTGATACTTCTTGCCGCGTGTGGCAGGACCATATACGGCGTATACCACAGTGTAGAACAAGGGCAAACCCTTTGGAGGATAGCAAAAACCTATAATGCCAATATCCAGGATATAGCCGAAATAAATGATATAGATGATCCAACGAGGATTGAAATAGGCCAGAGGATATTTATCCCGGGGGCGAATAGGGTTTTAAAGGTAAGTGCCTACCCACCAGAGAAAGAGGATATCCCTGAAAAAAGTGGAATCTTTTACTATAAAGGTAGGTTTATATGGCCGGTAAAGGGAGAGATAACCTCCAGATTTGGTGTCAGAGATGTAAGGAAACACGACGGTATAGACATTGCTGCCCCAAAGGGTACACCAGTTATTGCCGCAGATGACGGGAAAGTAATATACAGCGGAGAGGGGGAAAGGGGATTAAAGGGTTATGGTAATCTGATCCTCATCAGTCATAAGGATGATTACGTAACTATCTATGCACACAATGAGTGTAATCTGGTTAAGGTAGGAGACATTGTAAAGAAAGGTCAGAAAATAGCACTAGTAGGGGATACCGGAAGGACCAACGGAGTACACCTTCACTTTGAAATACGAAAGGATAGGAAGCCCAGAAACCCTATCTTTTTTCTACCCTAA
- a CDS encoding 2-hydroxyacyl-CoA dehydratase family protein produces the protein MTTKVTAPGKKSMQTTLEISKAIRAYYGGIKEAKREGKPIIWSYGLIPREIFNVINAPVIYLEHLPIVVGMKQLSGHYLQIAEEEGFPRDVCAFHRCFLGCAVAEERDPYLEKFFAPPDIIVASNIPCISESKSFLYVADHYGIPYYYVDAPINPWGKYIPGYAIEYYVNQLKGAITFMEQHGFKMDMDKLSETVRLSKRLVQLWNEIDGCRKAVPTPMNAVDGFNTCYPLVSLAGTQLGVTLYEKLLEELKHKVERKEGVLDDEKLRLMWFGVPPVYNMGLLNYVEKYGAVVVKSMVEYTVGGAYDPSILDPEKPLESLASKALIDIFNPTSENMLDFVVKIVKDFRIDGLIGSVKRSCGLLPGYMRLIKDTVYKEVGVPTTIFDLDGLDIREYDDANSKANLDSFIEALLASKRR, from the coding sequence ATGACAACAAAAGTAACTGCCCCAGGGAAGAAGAGTATGCAGACCACATTGGAGATAAGCAAGGCAATTAGAGCATATTATGGGGGGATAAAAGAAGCTAAGAGGGAAGGCAAACCAATAATCTGGTCTTATGGATTGATACCCAGAGAGATTTTTAATGTGATAAATGCACCGGTAATCTACCTGGAGCATCTACCAATTGTGGTTGGAATGAAACAGCTATCAGGACATTACTTGCAGATTGCCGAGGAAGAAGGATTCCCGAGAGATGTCTGCGCCTTTCACAGGTGTTTTCTTGGGTGCGCGGTTGCAGAGGAGAGGGACCCATACCTTGAGAAATTTTTTGCTCCGCCTGATATTATAGTAGCAAGTAACATTCCATGTATATCAGAGTCCAAGTCTTTCCTGTATGTGGCTGATCACTATGGCATTCCTTACTACTACGTTGATGCCCCTATCAACCCATGGGGTAAGTATATCCCTGGTTATGCCATTGAGTACTACGTTAATCAGTTGAAGGGTGCCATAACTTTTATGGAACAACACGGATTCAAAATGGATATGGACAAACTGAGTGAAACCGTTCGCCTTTCCAAGAGACTCGTCCAGCTCTGGAACGAGATAGACGGGTGCAGAAAGGCTGTGCCTACCCCTATGAATGCAGTTGACGGCTTCAATACCTGCTATCCACTTGTTTCACTGGCCGGTACCCAGCTTGGGGTTACCCTATATGAAAAGTTACTTGAAGAACTGAAACATAAAGTAGAAAGAAAAGAGGGGGTTCTCGATGACGAAAAGTTGAGGCTGATGTGGTTTGGAGTACCACCTGTCTATAACATGGGACTTCTCAACTACGTGGAGAAATATGGGGCTGTTGTTGTAAAGAGTATGGTAGAGTATACAGTGGGGGGAGCATACGATCCTTCTATTTTGGACCCTGAGAAACCCCTTGAGAGTCTTGCTTCTAAGGCCCTCATTGATATATTTAATCCGACATCGGAAAATATGTTGGATTTTGTTGTAAAGATTGTAAAAGACTTTCGCATCGATGGGCTAATAGGATCAGTCAAGAGGAGCTGCGGGCTTTTGCCCGGGTATATGAGATTAATTAAGGATACCGTATATAAAGAGGTTGGTGTCCCCACAACCATCTTTGATCTGGATGGGTTGGACATAAGAGAGTATGATGATGCTAACTCGAAGGCCAATCTTGATTCATTTATTGAGGCTCTGTTAGCAAGCAAGAGGAGGTAA
- a CDS encoding YqaA family protein, which produces MLKKLYDWVLHWAETPYGTWALFILAFTESSFFPIPPDVLLIALAISIPQKSFKYALVCSIGSVLGGGFGYLIGLEFMEFIGKPIIDFYGVNDKYQYIQQLYNRYDAWAVAVAGFTPIPYKAFTIAAGAFKINFYTFFLASILSRSARFFIVGGLIYMFGPSIKSFVDRYFNILAIVFMALLILGFLAIKWVF; this is translated from the coding sequence ATGTTAAAAAAACTATATGATTGGGTTCTGCACTGGGCAGAGACTCCTTATGGAACCTGGGCACTCTTTATTTTAGCCTTTACTGAATCTTCTTTCTTTCCTATTCCGCCAGATGTCTTATTAATTGCTCTAGCCATCTCCATTCCCCAAAAATCATTCAAGTATGCGCTGGTATGTTCTATAGGCTCGGTTTTGGGAGGAGGGTTTGGATATCTTATAGGCCTTGAATTTATGGAATTTATAGGAAAGCCTATAATAGACTTTTACGGGGTTAATGATAAGTACCAGTATATCCAGCAGCTATACAACAGATACGATGCCTGGGCAGTCGCTGTAGCAGGATTTACTCCTATCCCGTATAAGGCATTTACCATTGCTGCAGGTGCCTTTAAAATCAACTTTTACACCTTCTTTCTGGCTTCCATTTTAAGCAGGTCAGCCAGATTCTTCATAGTCGGAGGCTTAATCTATATGTTCGGGCCATCTATAAAGTCATTTGTCGATAGATACTTCAATATCCTCGCTATAGTCTTCATGGCCCTTTTGATTCTGGGCTTCCTTGCCATTAAGTGGGTGTTCTGA